A window of Xenopus laevis strain J_2021 chromosome 1L, Xenopus_laevis_v10.1, whole genome shotgun sequence genomic DNA:
acTGTGTTGAAAGTTGCTGATCAAAGAGAAAATCTAGAAAGAACCAAGATGACAGGGACACCAGTGCACAATcaacaattggaagatgttttatCTCTTAAACTGGGAACAACCCAGACAAGGTTCTGAGTCAGGCGTTTTTTCAAGGAAGGTGTATTTGCCCTTTATTTTGCTCCATTATGCAAatcatttcatataaataaacacacacacacaagaaggcatgatcaatgcacatttttatttatttggtcaTTTAGTGTCTATGTGAGTGCAGACATCTTTATATATGGGTTTTTAGTTAGCAATTAATGATCATAATCTTGTTAAGGTAAATCTCATTGGCAGTCCTAACTCATTATCTCATGGTTATAGTTTTATTGGCCGTCGCCTCCCTGCTGGGTTGTCTGTGGTTCCGGTGTCCTGAGAGCAAATCTAAAATACCAGAATTCCAGCAAGTCTCAGGCTCTTCTGCTGCTTTGCCTTAGgtgctacttaaaggaacagtaacatcaaaaaatgaaagtgttttaaagtaataaaaatataatgcagagttgtcctgcactagtaaaactgctgtgtttggttcagaaacactactatagtttatataaataagctgctgtgtagccatgggggcagccattcaagcacaggatacacagtagataacagataagtactactatagtttatataaacaagctgctgtgtagccatgggggcagccattttttcaatttccgtcattgctacacagcagcttgtttatatgaactatagtagtgtttctgaagcaaacagatccattttaccagtgcaggacaactttaaaacaatttaatttgtgttactgtttctttaaagggatcctgtcatcatttttttttcaaaacgcatcagttaatagagctgctcaagcagaattctgcactgaaatccatttctcaaaagagcaaaaagatttttttatattcaattttgaaatgtgacatggggctagacatttggtaaatttcccagctgcctcaggtcatgtgacttgtgcctgcactttaggagagaaatgctttatggcattttccttctcaatgtaactgaatgtgtctcagtgagacatgggattttactattgagtgttgttcttagcagAGCCGGgtcaacccggccaggcgccctaggcaacctggcggggcacggcgccggctctgtgcgcgtttgactgcgcatgcacaaaatttcgcaccagcgcgcatgcgcaaaatatgtgcgcatgcgcagaagagcatttatGCGCAAGCCACCAGCACCAGACGgaaccggacacggggtaggcgacagagcaggtacgtgcctggcgccccttcagctttgcgccctaggcacgtgcctactctgcctacccctagttccggccctggttcttagatctaccaggcagctgttatcttgtgtttgggagctgctatctggttaccttcccattgttcttttgtttggctgctgggggagggtgatatcactccaacttgcagtacagcagtaaagagtgattgaagtttatcagagcacaagtcacatgacttgggacagctgggaaattgacaatttgtctagccccatgtcagatttcaaaattgaatataaaaaaatctgtttgctcttttgagaaattgatttcagtgcagaattctgctggagcagcactattaactgattcattttggaaaaaaatttttttcccatgacagtatccctttaagccggGTGACTTTAAatgctgaatttccagtttttaacagATATGCCTCTCTattagagcagagagcacaactgaaCATGATCCATATAAACTGAGTTTGTGATTAAATCAGGATCCTGCTGGGCCCTTGATACTTGTAGGACATTAGATGCCCCTGGGTTGGTTCTCCATTTTGGTTCCACCAATGTTAGTGTGGGCAGTTGCATACAACTCATGTTGTCTCTAGGATTAATGTGAGTGGTTAGAGGATGACTTTATTCTGTATCTATAAGTGAAGATAAAGAAGTTTGAAAATCGGCCAAAAAATGTTGGAAGAATCACTACAGCAGTTTTTTCAAAGCCCAGAGATTCATACAACTTATGGGCTGCATATTGTACCATAGATGTCTCGAGCTTGACGGATTTATACCCACACTGCCTGGCAAAGTCCATGACCTCTAAACACAGCGCCTTGGCGATACCCTTCATCCGGTGTTCCCTCCCAACCGAGAGGCGTCTGAGCACCATTTCATCTTCTGACTCCTCTGATGGTTGAGCGGCCACCATGCCTGCAACCTTCCCACCCGACTCTGACACCCAGAAACAGGAATTGCTCCTCATCATGTAGGTCTTCTCTATGTCCAGCAGATCATCTTTCTGGCTTTGGCTCACATACTGGCGAAATTCAGAGTTCAGTTCATACCAAGCTCCAGTCAGTACTACAACCAACGTAGCCAGGGGCAGCAGGTAGGAACTGGTGGCCATGAACACAAGAAGAAGTGACAGAGATAGAGCAAGGTGGACCTGAGGAAGCTTCAGCAGGTGGAAACAAGTTGCAGGCAGATGCTCCATCATGCCTTCTGCAAACAAGGAGTGAACCACATCATAGTCGCTGTTCCTGTATTTCCGAATGGAGACGTTGGCCATGGCAGCCCTTCTACGCCAACAGCTCCACTTGCTAACAAAAAATACAACAAGTATTAAGAGTATTGCTTTCAACTTATACCTACAAGTTTCTCTAACTTTCTGCTTCATGCTAGAATCACCTCACTAACCCTCTCTGCTCTTCTTCTTTGCCAAATGCCCACATTGCACTGGGGCTtgaatttaacaataaaaaaattgaattgatcTCAAGGTGCTTCTCTGAGCACATTTAAATACAGACAGAACCCAGGCAAGTGTCCTCTGCTGAACATTCCCAGCTTGCTGTACATACAGACAGAATTCCAACTAGAACCTAGAATCTTCTGAAGGTTGACTGACGGAAGTTGAGTCTTGCTATTGTATAACTATACTATtactatactgtattatatagtaCAGTCATACCACTAGGTTTGAACCTAGATTATAATGTCTCCAGTTTTGTTTAAACTTTATCCTAATAACACTATCTTTATTTATTGtcaacatttatatacattttgtatatcAACTCATTGGATTATAGTAAATAAACTcctctaaaatatttttaattcactATATTCGTAATATCCTGCCAAACTTGTAAAAGTGCTTTTGGATTGGCCATcctaaaaataattctaattggTCCTTAATTGTCTAACTTTGGATTGGCTGTCTGGGAAATGCTTctgattggtcttttttcatttaaatatgactgtatgtacaaatgtttattagcctatgaataagtgcccacaaggcaggaaacgcgtaaggctttttgcttaaataaatactttttaattgcaTCTATTAAGGGAGTGTGGTCCAGTGTTTGCCAGCCTATCTTAACATATTTTCATGGTGTTTGGCttccaagctgaaggtctggggcttgagcacctggaacCCCCATCACAACTGGTAAGTTAACCCTCACCATGCTCAACATTGAATATTTTCTTAGAAATTGATCTATTAAGCagaaaaccttcattaactggttcctcatttgtgtagaccagtgatccccaaccagtagctcatgagtaacatgttgctctccaaccccttggatgttgctcccagttgcctcaaagcaggtgcttatttttgaatttcaggcttggagtaAAGtgttggttttataaaaaccatgagtactgccaaacagagtctcaatgtaggttgacaatccacataggggctaccaaatggccaatcacagcccttatttggcaccccaagagcatttttcatgcatgtgttgctccccatctccttttacttctgaatgttgctcacgggttcaaaaggttggggatccctggtgtagacagatgaaaaatagcagttcagaatctctgctttatctctgttctcatcaatcaAATCAATCAACTGACCACCCTCTGACAACAATGGTCCCACCCCATCCTGCTTCAttcttttactatttacatatttaaaaaataattctgggttcattttactccttgctgcaatgcTCTTTTCAATATCGATTGTTTGTAGAATACACCAATGATGTACAACAAACATGCACAGTAACTCACTTCAGACACAGTCAGTAGGTTACACTTTGTTGTTCTGACAGGGGAAAGACACTGCCTTGTGGAATCAtatgagtttattttattttaattaattgctgTGGTGatttttgcactaataaatgtcTGAAGTGAGTTACTGTGTATATTTGTTTGATTATCTGCTAAGTACTTTTGGATCCTTGCATAGTGCTCACCCATAGataccatataatatatataatgtattgcttATACTTGGTAGAATATCCCCATCCTACTGTACATACAGACAGAATGCAATAAAGTGCAACTTACTGACTctaaacagacagacagaatcCAAACAAGGGTCCTCTGTAGAATATCTCAGTTACTGTACATACAGACAGAATGCAGATAATGGTCCCCAGTGGCAGAATATTCCCAGCTCCCTGTACCTGCGGGCACTACTCCAGTTCACTGTTTGTCTCCGCTCCGACACAATGTATCCGACATGCAGCAAGATATTGTCTACAAACTGAAAACAATTCCTGCCTACCCATAATTCCAACTCTTATGTTGTAAGGCAAAGGGCAGAGCTCCCCCTCCCCCCTAGTTCAGCTGCCCCTCCCACTCGTCCATTCCATTCTAGCTGTCACTTCATTTGTTGCCAGACAGCGTCCCTGCTCAGAAAGGGGAAGAGACAGTgtgagaaggggggggggggactcagACAGAGGCACTGAACACAATCTAAAACTATAGAAGTAGAGCAGCCCAAGGCAGCAGATGCCCCTGTAGCCCCCCATTTTgtgttctgctgattcactgcacttgctctgtctgtgctgctgtcacttactgagcttagggacctgcACACAAGAtaccgaatatatatatatatacagtatatatatatatatatatatatatatatacacacacacacacatatatatatatatatatatatatatatatatatatatatatatatatatatatatatatatatatatatatatatatataaattacacaaagtttaaccccagcactccaatatagaaccccaagagaaacctatttttgcacagctgaagcccaggtttctcttggggttctatattggagtgctggggttaaactttgtgtaatttgtttatcaagcctcacccacgtgcacccaataaaaagggatgagctgcagtttattgtgttttattttatagtatggggaggtggctctctccttaatgcttgctctcccaaccccccactcaatggtgtttttggaagaaatcatgctaaataaagagaaaagcaggtatggtctttcttcccccaaaaataacacttttttcacttagataggactgacgcatggacactgccttgacggggcgcgtcagctaatgcatattttgtacaatctttgtaactaaaagtgtcttttttactagttacagttcagctgtgcaaaaataggtttctcttggggttctatattggagtgctggggttaaactttgtgtaatttgtttatcaagcctcacccacgtgcacccaataaaaagggatgagctgcagtttattgtgttttattttatatatatatataatacacaaaagccatgaataccctgtaaatgatatccttataaacggtgagttctgatgtcatcagttataaacggtgagttctgatgtcatttctgtcacatgactcactgaaacttgtgtattataataaataaagtacccccagttgtaaaatacgaggatattagaagttacctcg
This region includes:
- the nat8.5.L gene encoding probable N-acetyltransferase camello, with product MANVSIRKYRNSDYDVVHSLFAEGMMEHLPATCFHLLKLPQVHLALSLSLLLVFMATSSYLLPLATLVVVLTGAWYELNSEFRQYVSQSQKDDLLDIEKTYMMRSNSCFWVSESGGKVAGMVAAQPSEESEDEMVLRRLSVGREHRMKGIAKALCLEVMDFARQCGYKSVKLETSMVQYAAHKLYESLGFEKTAVVILPTFFGRFSNFFIFTYRYRIKSSSNHSH